One window of the Ferrimicrobium sp. genome contains the following:
- the dnaE gene encoding DNA polymerase III subunit alpha has product MQSFVHLHTHTEYSMLDGAARINDVLDKAQEDQQPAMAITDHGNMYGVLDFYKGARARGINPIIGIEAYMAGQSRRDRPARRGRIDDTGGDGDSGEKMYYHLVLLAENNVGYHNLIQLSSRAFLEGYYYKPRIDWELLEEHHEGLIATTGCLGGLVLQQLLRGDTDKATAIAGRLQDIFGKESLFIELQDHGLAEQQRTNPLLVELARTIGAPLVATNDSHYVHREDHMAHDALLCIQTGATLNDENRFKFDGSEHYVKTAAEMRELFRDLPEACDNTLAIGERCNVTIEFGAPQLPEIPIPQEFQASDYHQSATIYLRHLTEAGAHERYGATLDERTRSRIDYELAVIAEMGFSGYFLVVWDLIRHAVESHIRVGPGRGSAAGSVVAYCLRIVDLDPIRYDLLFERFLNPGRTQMPDIDMDFDERYRSEMIRYAGRRYGADHVAQIVTFSTIKARAAVRDAARVLGLPYAVGDRIAKVMPPLVMGRDTPLAACLELKPGFEDGYQAAAELREMVETDPEVKTVVDVATGLEGLRRQDGIHAAAVVITNEPLTTYLPIQRKPDPGQDPSLAPMVTQYEMHGVEELGLLKMDFLGLRTLSVLDRAIELIKESRGIALTLEGIPLDDEPTFAMLREADTIGVFQLEGTPMRALVRSLAPTRFDDIAALTALYRPGPMAANMHNDYADRKNGRKQITYLHPDLEELLSDTYGLMIYQESVMRVAQKFAGYTLAEADNLRKACGKKIRALIAAEREKFVKGCIDTGYGEQIGTELFNIIEPFADYAFNKSHSYGYGLIAYQTAYLKANYPTQYLAALLTSVKDDKDKTALYLAEASAHGISVLVPDINHSMADFVVVKEGDKEEILFGLAAIRNVGEGLVAMIVSEREANGPFQDFGDFCLRVDPVVLNKRTIESLIKGGAFDSLGYARKGLAEIHESVIDQALDKRRERDRGVFSLFEDPTDVAAGVVTLEINPSTDEWPKDLLLKAEREMLGLYVSSHPLAGLDAQLAKIAALKVAEVLELAETGVSQAVTVVGVATTLTKRHTKKGELMGTITLEDLRGAIEVMVFPKTMAEFGQLLTQDTVLKIQGRLDTREERPKIAAMAIEVVELTQPEFVDGAEVATLVMPEELASRSELERLRQVLEAHEGEHPVVLKIGSMRFLVDGLSIPIDNNLIGHLRSSFGDRVAFA; this is encoded by the coding sequence ATGCAATCTTTTGTCCACCTTCACACCCATACCGAGTACTCGATGCTCGATGGGGCTGCCAGAATCAACGACGTCCTCGATAAGGCCCAAGAGGACCAGCAACCAGCGATGGCCATCACTGACCATGGCAACATGTACGGGGTTCTCGACTTCTACAAGGGCGCGAGGGCCCGTGGAATCAACCCGATCATCGGGATCGAGGCCTACATGGCAGGCCAGTCCCGTCGGGATCGACCTGCGCGTCGGGGTCGCATCGATGACACCGGTGGCGATGGTGACAGCGGTGAGAAAATGTATTATCACCTCGTCTTGCTTGCCGAAAACAACGTCGGTTACCACAACCTCATCCAACTCTCATCGCGAGCTTTCCTGGAGGGCTACTACTACAAACCCCGCATCGATTGGGAGCTCCTAGAGGAACACCACGAAGGACTGATCGCCACCACGGGGTGCCTCGGTGGCCTGGTACTCCAACAACTGCTCCGCGGTGACACCGATAAGGCGACCGCCATCGCCGGGAGACTCCAGGACATCTTCGGCAAGGAAAGTCTATTTATCGAACTCCAAGATCATGGGCTGGCCGAACAGCAACGCACCAACCCGCTACTCGTCGAGCTCGCTCGGACGATCGGCGCACCCCTCGTCGCCACCAACGATTCCCACTATGTGCATCGAGAGGACCATATGGCCCACGATGCGCTCCTGTGCATCCAAACTGGCGCCACCCTCAACGATGAGAATCGTTTTAAGTTCGATGGGTCAGAGCACTACGTCAAGACAGCCGCGGAGATGCGCGAGCTTTTCCGTGATCTCCCGGAAGCTTGTGACAACACGCTCGCTATTGGGGAACGCTGCAACGTCACGATCGAGTTCGGTGCCCCACAACTACCTGAGATTCCTATCCCCCAGGAGTTCCAAGCCAGCGACTACCATCAGTCCGCCACCATCTATCTGCGTCACCTCACCGAGGCCGGTGCTCACGAACGCTACGGAGCTACGCTCGACGAGCGCACACGCTCGCGCATCGACTACGAACTCGCCGTCATCGCCGAGATGGGCTTCTCGGGTTACTTTCTGGTGGTCTGGGACCTCATCCGTCATGCCGTCGAGTCACACATTCGTGTCGGGCCTGGCCGCGGATCAGCGGCCGGATCGGTCGTCGCCTACTGCCTGCGAATCGTTGACCTCGATCCGATCCGGTACGACTTGCTCTTTGAACGCTTCTTGAATCCAGGCCGGACTCAGATGCCCGACATCGATATGGACTTCGACGAGCGATATCGATCCGAGATGATTCGCTATGCCGGTCGTCGCTACGGTGCCGACCACGTCGCCCAAATCGTCACCTTCTCCACCATCAAAGCACGAGCCGCTGTCCGGGATGCCGCCCGCGTATTGGGTCTCCCGTACGCCGTTGGTGACCGCATCGCCAAAGTCATGCCTCCCCTCGTCATGGGACGTGACACCCCCTTGGCGGCCTGCCTTGAACTCAAGCCAGGTTTCGAGGATGGCTATCAGGCAGCCGCCGAGTTACGGGAGATGGTCGAGACCGATCCTGAGGTCAAGACCGTCGTTGATGTTGCCACAGGACTGGAGGGCCTGCGACGCCAAGATGGCATTCACGCGGCGGCCGTTGTCATTACCAACGAGCCCCTCACGACCTATCTCCCAATCCAACGCAAGCCAGATCCGGGTCAAGACCCATCACTTGCCCCCATGGTCACCCAGTATGAGATGCACGGGGTTGAAGAACTGGGACTACTGAAGATGGACTTCCTCGGACTTCGCACCCTTTCGGTGCTTGACCGCGCCATCGAGCTGATCAAAGAGTCTCGCGGCATTGCCCTCACCCTCGAAGGAATCCCGCTCGATGATGAACCAACTTTTGCAATGCTGCGCGAGGCAGACACCATCGGCGTCTTCCAGCTGGAGGGTACCCCAATGCGGGCCCTCGTTCGCTCGCTCGCGCCAACCCGTTTTGACGACATCGCCGCCCTCACTGCTCTGTATCGACCAGGTCCAATGGCGGCAAATATGCATAACGATTACGCCGACCGCAAGAACGGGCGTAAGCAGATCACCTACCTCCATCCCGATCTCGAAGAACTCCTCTCTGATACCTATGGTCTCATGATCTATCAGGAGTCAGTGATGCGGGTCGCGCAGAAGTTCGCTGGCTATACCCTGGCCGAAGCGGACAATCTCCGCAAAGCCTGTGGCAAGAAGATTCGCGCATTGATCGCCGCCGAACGAGAGAAGTTCGTCAAGGGATGCATCGACACCGGCTACGGCGAGCAGATCGGTACTGAGCTATTCAACATTATCGAACCCTTCGCCGACTACGCCTTCAACAAGTCCCACTCCTATGGCTATGGACTCATCGCCTACCAAACCGCCTACTTAAAGGCCAACTACCCAACCCAGTATTTAGCCGCTCTCTTGACCTCGGTCAAGGACGATAAGGACAAGACCGCCCTCTATCTCGCAGAGGCTAGCGCCCATGGGATCTCAGTCCTCGTCCCCGATATCAACCACTCGATGGCGGACTTTGTCGTGGTGAAGGAGGGTGACAAGGAGGAGATTCTCTTCGGACTTGCCGCCATTCGCAACGTCGGAGAGGGCTTGGTAGCGATGATCGTCTCTGAACGCGAGGCGAATGGCCCCTTCCAGGACTTTGGCGACTTCTGCCTCCGTGTCGACCCAGTGGTACTCAACAAGCGCACGATCGAATCACTTATCAAGGGTGGGGCCTTTGACAGCCTCGGTTACGCGCGCAAGGGGCTCGCTGAGATCCATGAGAGCGTGATTGACCAGGCGCTCGACAAGCGTCGCGAGCGGGATCGAGGCGTCTTCTCGCTCTTCGAAGACCCAACCGACGTAGCCGCAGGGGTCGTCACACTTGAGATTAACCCATCCACCGACGAGTGGCCCAAGGATCTTCTCTTAAAGGCCGAGCGGGAGATGCTCGGTCTCTACGTTAGTTCTCATCCCCTCGCGGGTCTCGATGCACAGTTGGCCAAGATCGCCGCCTTGAAGGTCGCCGAGGTTCTCGAACTAGCCGAGACGGGAGTGAGTCAGGCTGTCACCGTTGTCGGAGTTGCGACGACCCTCACGAAACGTCACACCAAGAAGGGCGAGCTGATGGGGACGATCACCTTAGAGGATCTCCGTGGGGCCATCGAAGTGATGGTCTTTCCAAAGACCATGGCAGAGTTCGGTCAGCTCCTCACCCAAGACACGGTTTTAAAGATTCAGGGACGTCTTGACACCCGAGAGGAACGCCCCAAGATCGCCGCCATGGCCATCGAGGTCGTGGAGCTCACGCAACCCGAGTTTGTCGATGGAGCGGAGGTTGCGACGCTGGTCATGCCTGAGGAGCTCGCTAGTCGTAGTGAACTCGAACGGCTTCGCCAAGTTCTCGAAGCTCACGAAGGTGAACACCCAGTGGTCCTCAAGATCGGCTCGATGCGCTTCCTGGTTGACGGCCTCTCGATCCCCATCGACAACAACCTGATCGGGCACCTGCGAAGTAGCTTTGGCGACCGGGTGGCGTTCGCATGA